A region from the Aegilops tauschii subsp. strangulata cultivar AL8/78 chromosome 5, Aet v6.0, whole genome shotgun sequence genome encodes:
- the LOC109770388 gene encoding serine/threonine-protein kinase D6PK, which yields MGSSGCSSEIVESNEDLGNAPVSGSSVLHINVKTEEKDGRRRGHPVEDELDQLLKAIDSRTYRRALSPGQAGADSLLKHAQKTPRSGSSQIAVPGICSKPVNMKQALRRHCISQASEMAAMKRLSMSPGSSSSSEAGTIHRLYASLMVQSSDGSLVHDDKKNLIEISITPEKISKNLSRGTSGFSEDCDFETADGSAVTSIHSASSTSTDIQKVRIQDVISGDPVESESSIVQNGKTHKQVSAATDDSPSRIPILIKPITTSRLVKPVFRCKTSSKSKMKEEQPSLGNSSNSTKFCSSKESISHVSTSSSSASSISNPTSCAEGEINPGPEKSDERSSEWLTLERGECSQNSKSSISEYGCSTSISDESQFGLCGYNNRPHMVKDLCWITIRQLALQQGPLGLDNFRLLKRLGCGDIGTVYLAELVHSDCLFALKVMDIEYLISRRKMLRAQAEREILEMLDHPFLPTLYAHFTTDNLSCLVMEYCPGGDLHVLRQRQPGRSFPEPSARFYVAEVLLALEYLHMLGVIYRDLKPENILVRDDGHIMLSDFDLSLRCSVSAVLLRSSSVAANHQPKKLTSPCAESYCINSSCLQPSCAQTSCFRPRPWVPKPRKPKSSLKGLPQLVVEPTEARSNSFVGTHEYLAPEIIKGDGHGSAVDWWTFGVFLYELVYGRTPFRGPGNDETLANVVSQNLRFPDNPVVSSNAKDLIRGLLVKEPENRLGTLRGAAEIKQHPFFEGLNWALIRSAAPPETRPCDVVTLATVRKKKEGKCLDFRSAEELEFEVF from the exons ATGGGGTCGTCCGGTTGCAGCTCTGAGATAGTTGAGTCCAACGAAGACTTGGGTAATGCGCCCGTTAGTGGCTCCAGCGTGCTGCATATCAATGTGAAAACTGAGGAGAAAGATGGAAGACGTCGTGGTCATCCTGTGGAAGATGAGCTCGACCAGCTTCTTAAGGCGATTGATAGCAGGACTTACCGTCGAGCACTTAGCCCCGGCCAGGCCGGGGCAGATTCTTTGTTGAAGCATGCTCAAAAGACACCTAGGTCAGGGTCATCTCAAATTGCAGTCCCTGGGATATGCTCCAAACCTGTCAATATGAAGCAGGCACTGAGAAGGCATTGCATTTCCCAGGCGTCAGAAATGGCTGCAATGAAGAGGTTGTCGATGTCGCCTGGGTCATCGAGTTCATCTGAAGCAGGTACTATCCACAGGCTTTATGCCTCCTTGATGGTTCAGAGCAGTGATGGAAGCCTTGTGCATGATGATAAAAAGAACTTGATTGAGATATCAATCACTCCAGAAAAGATTAGTAAGAATCTATCTAGAGGAACAAGTGGCTTTAGTGAAGACTGTGATTTTGAGACAGCTGATGGAAGTGCAGTCACCTCCATCCATTCTGCATCTTCTACCTCAACTGATATACAAAAGGTCAGGATCCAAGATGTCATCAGTGGTGACCCTGTAGAAAGTGAGAGCTCCATTGTGCAAAATGGAAAAACGCATAAACAAGTTTCTGCGGCTACTGATGATAGTCCATCCAGAATCCCCATAttgatcaaacccatcacaacaTCCCGGCTCGTGAAGCCAGTTTTTCGATGCAAAACCAGCAGTAAGAGTAAAATGAAAGAAGAACAACCTTCACTTGGTAATTCTTCCAATAGTACTAAATTCTGCTCTTCAAAGGAATCCATTTCCCATGTATCAACCAGCTCCTCTTCGGCGTCCAGCATTAGTAATCCCACCAGCTGTGCAGAAGGGGAGATAAATCCAGGACCAGAAAAATCTGATGAGAGGTCGTCTGAATGGCTAACATTGGAAAGAGGTGAGTGCTCCCAGAATTCGAAGAGCAGCATTAGTGAGTATGGATGTAGCACTAGTATCAGCGATGAGAGCCAATTTGGCTTATGTGGCTATAACAACAGGCCCCATATGGTGAAGGATCTCTGTTGGATAACCATTCGCCAGTTGGCGTTGCAACAGGGACCCTTAGGACTCGACAACTTTAGGCTTCTGAAGAGGCTTGGATGTGGGGATATCGGGACTGTGTATCTTGCAGAATTGGTTCATTCAGATTGCTTGTTTGCTTTGAAGGTTATGGATATTGAGTACCTGATTAGTAGGAGAAAGATGCTACGAGCACAGGCTGAGAGAGAGATACTAGAAATGCTGGATCATCCTTTTCTTCCTACTCTTTATGCCCATTTTACGACAGACAATCTCTCATGCTTAGTCATGGAGTACTGTCCGGGTGGTGATTTGCACGTTCTTCGTCAAAGACAACCCGGTAGAAGCTTCCCAGAGCCATCTGCGAG GTTTTATGTTGCAGAAGTTCTCCTTGCGCTGGAATATCTTCACATGCTGGGAGTCATATACCGTGATCTTAAGCCAGAGAATATCCTCGTCCGCGATGATGGTCACATCATGCTATCAGATTTTGATCTCTCGCTAAGGTGCTCTGTTAGCGCCGTGCTCCTCCGGTCATCCTCGGTAGCAGCGAATCACCAACCAAAGAAGCTTACAAGCCCTTGTGCAGAGAGCTACTGCATCAACTCGTCGTGCCTCCAGCCCTCTTGTGCCCAAACGTCTTGTTTCAGGCCACGCCCCTGGGTACCGAAGCCTAGGAAGCCTAAATCTTCCCTGAAGGGGCTGCCTCAACTTGTTGTAGAGCCTACAGAAGCACGCTCCAATTCCTTTGTTGGCACACATGAGTATCTTGCACCAGAAATCATCAAAGGAGATGGTCACGGGAGTGCTGTTGACTGGTGGACGTTTGGTGTGTTTCTTTATGAACTTGTGTATGGTAGGACACCCTTCAGAGGTCCTGGGAATGATGAAACATTGGCAAATGTTGTTTCCCAGAATCTCCGATTCCCGGATAACCCGGTTGTCAGCAGCAATGCAAAGGATCTCATCAGAGGATTGCTAGTCAAGGAGCCGGAGAACAGGCTGGGAACGTTGAGAGGAGCAGCTGAAATCAAGCAGCACCCTTTCTTTGAAGGGTTGAACTGGGCCTTGATACGATCTGCTGCCCCACCAGAGACACGGCCTTGCGATGTCGTGACTCTTGCGACGGTGCGGAAGAAGAAAGAAGGCAAATGTCTGGACTTCAGGAGCGCCGAGGAGCTGGAGTTTGAAGTTTTCTAG